In Actinobacillus equuli, the genomic stretch CAGATTGAGCTGATCATAACTTAGACTTTTAGCGGTTAAATCCAGGTCTAAGTTAGGCTCGGCAACTTTGCCGGTCAACTTCACATTCCCTTGAATATTTGCCGCCAATTTAGGCAATAAACCGGTTAAATTCGGCGCATTAATTTGCGCAGAAAAATCCGACTTATCACTTAAGATCCCTTTAAGCGCAATATTATTTTCGCCATAAATCAGCGTTGCGGAAGGTACATCTAATAAGGTTTTATTATTTGATTTAATCTCACCTTTGAGCTGTAAATTTTTTTGCAACAGCGAACCGTTCAGATCTAAATTCGAAACTTCAACATGCCAATCCGAACCGTTTTCACCCCGCCCCGCATAGCCTTTCGACTGTAAACCGCCGGAAAGCACTGCCGCCCATTCCGGCGCAAGCGATTTTGTATTGATCGTATCCAGATCCGTTTTCGCATCCCATGCAACACCGTTTTCCCAATTCACATTTCCGCTTAAATTTGCTTTCCCCTCTAAAGCATTCAGCACAAGTTGCTCAATATGAAATTGGGTAATTTCGCCCTGTCCTTTTAAATGCGCACGGCTCGCCGGAATGCCCATTCCTGTCGCACTCACTTGCGTATCTAACTGATAATTGAGTAAATCGCCGCGAAGCGATAGATCAATTTTCTCTAATTTCAGCGGTTCTTGACCCTTTTCCGGTATAAATGGATAAGAAACCGCATCACTGGTTAAATGCAGAGTCAATGGTGTTTTCGGCTCGGCAAGCTGAACTTCACCCTTTAAATTTGCTTTCACTGCACCGCTTGTTTGAATATCCAGAGAAGTTTTACCGAACAATTCACCTTTTAGCTCCGCTTTTACTTGGCTAGCAGGAATTTTTAGATCCGCCAATAACGGTGAATCCGTATTTAATGACCACTTCAGCGGATAATTTTCTGCGAGAGTCAGTAAACCGTTACCGCTTACATTGCCTCGATCACTTTTAAGCAATAATTGCGATAATTCGACCGATTGTTGATCCGCCTTCGCTTGCAATAACAACGATTCCACCTTCACAATAGATTGAGGTATAACGAACTTTCCGTCTTTATCTTTTACTTTCTGTTCAATGCGAATATTTTTGGCTTCCAATTGTGGAATTGCCGCATCTAAAGGCAAATTAATCGGTGCTTGTTTGGTCAATAGCGGCTGAGCTAATTTCGCTTTGATTTCCGCCCAGTCAATGGTAGAAACGGTCTGTTTTGCCGCTTTTTTTGCAATTTCTTGCGTTTTTTCGACCGCTTGTTCCGCGCTTGCCGGCGCAAATGAAAGAGTTAAACCATCCAATTCTGTCGGCGCTAAATTCACCGCTCTGCCTTTACCTGAAATGCCTGAATGGAAATGCGTTAAGGCCATATCCATCTCATCAACTTTGACTTGGATATTGTCTAAAGTAATTCTTTTAGCCGATATACCTAACGGTAAATTCAATTCGGTAAAAGGTTCGCTTTGCTTATCCGATTGAGAAGGAGGTAATTTGGCAGTATCAACCACCACAGCTGTATCCTTTAATGCGAGATTCTCGATGCACGTTTCTCGATTCAATAAACAACCAAAGCCAATATGTAAATCCGCTTGTCCGACAGAGACATCCACGCCGTCCATCACAAATTTAGTATCTGATAATGTCAACCCATCTTGCAGGCTACCGCTTACACTACCGATAGTTAATGGTTCGAGAAATTTATCCGCCAATTCAAAAGCGGTTCGTTGCCCTTTTCCTGTCATTAAAAATATAAAAGGAATCAAAATTAGGCATACCAAACCACAGCCTACATAACGTAGCCAGCGCCATTTGCTTTTTTTAGTTGTTGTTTGTGTTTGTTGTTCCGATTGAACACTTTCTACTTGTTGCTTATGCTGTTCACTCATGGCAGTCCCATTTATCTAATATAAAGAAAGCGGATAAATTTACCCGCTTGAATTATTATAATTCTGAACCTAAACCGATATAAAATTGCACACCTTTTTCATTATTCGGTGATCTTACCGGCGTTGCTAAATCAAATTTAATCGCACCAATTGGTGAAGCCCAACGTACACCAAGCCCTGCACCGGAATGCAGATCTTTCGCTTTAAATTTATTTGAAGCTAAACCCGTATCATAAAATAGCGCCACCCACCAATCCGGATAAACTTGATATTGATATTCAACCGTTGCAGTAGCGAGGTGAGAGGCACCAAGTAACTTACCATTTTGCGGATCTCGCGGCGAAATATCTTTATAGCCAAATCCACGTACACTCATATCACCACCGGCAAAATAGCGTAATGCAGGAGGAATACGATAGAAGTCATTCGAATGAATATGGCCGACCTCACCGCGCAAGAAGAAACGGTGATGATCAAAATAAGTTCTTACCCAGGCGCTCGATGCTTTCCAGCTATAGAAGTTCACATCTGAAGCCAATGCTTTTGCGCCCCAGTTCACCGTTAATTTTTGACTATCGCCCCAAAGCGGAAAACGATTGCCATCCGAACGAGTACGGTTTAATGAAGCGGTCGGATAAACTAACAACGTACGATGAGATTCATTCGCTTGCGTAAACGAATCGTAACGCGCTTTCACACCAGCAGAAAAAGACCAGCCGGTTTCATGTGTCCAAAAGCGCTGAAATCCTACTGTCGCAGCGGTTGACTTTGTATCATTTTGATCTTCGTTTTCTAATGCGCCTGAGAACTGATAATAATAATGGAGCGGATCTTCTCTTAACGGAATATTATAACCGAATTCAAAACGTTGCTCAGGCGCGGAAATATAGGTACGAGATTCAATACTGTGTCCACGGCTATTAATCCACGGTTTCTTCCAGTTTAACTGAAAACGAGGTCCCACATCGGTTGCGAAACCAATACCGACTTCCACGTCATTTTTCTTTTTAGGCTGAAATAACACATTTAAATCAACTACTTTCTCTTTTTCATTTAAATGAGGCTCAACCAATACCGAAGAGAACCAATCACTCGAAGAATAATCCGAGGTCATTTGCGATAGATCATTGGCATAATAAGGCTCACCGGATTTCACTTTTAAGATATTTTGTAAATACTCTTCTTTAATTTGATTATCAGTAAACGTAATTTCGCCATAACGATAACGAACACCGCTATCATAGCCTAAACGCCAATCCGCCGAATGTTCTTTCGGATAAATTTCTAAACGGTGATATAGCCAATGTCCGTCAAAATAACCTTTTTTAAAGGCTAAACTTTCAAGATTGCTTTTAAAACCATCATATTGCTCATGGTCTAAATTCGTACCTTTTTTGGGCACAGAATCAATTAATTTCGTAAACTCTTCGTCTTTACCCGCTTCACCCATGATGTGAACATCCGTTTCATCAATTTTCACTTTTTGACGGTCAAGCTCGACATTTAAGGTGAGTAAAGGTTTCTTACCCGCACGAGGGGTTTGAATAAATTGGTATTGAGTATTGTAATAACCTTTGGCTCTCAATGCTTTATCTACTGCGGTTTGCACAAGATATTGATGTCGTTCGGAACCATCCGCATACTCCTTTGCAATTTGCCCAAGGTATATCTTCACATTTGCCCAAGCATCTTTATCTTTTTTCTTTATGCCTTTTACTTCAAGATCAACCAACGCTTCCGCTTTTGCCGAAGTCTCCGCCTGTTCCTGTTTAGCAGAAACCTTCGTATGTTCAACAGATTGTTCTTCGGGCAAATCAGCCTCAGAAGATTGCGGTTCTACAGCTTCCGCTAAAGCCAATTGAGTAAAGGCAAGTAAACAACTTGCCGTTAATAGACCTAATTTAAAATTCACATCGTTATCCTAATAAATACTCAAAACATTTAATCTTTCGGAATGCCTCTTAGCAGCGGAACAGCATTAAATGGTGCGATCGAAGTTGGTGCCGGAGGATTATCAAATACCATAATCAATGTGCTTGCCGGTACTACCGCTTCATTTCGCCACAAGCTTCCCATACTCACAAGTTGAATATCTTGAGGTAAATTAGCAATTCCTTGCTCAAGAACAGCAACGCTATTCTTTCTCGGATGCCCAATTAAGATCGCACTACCATGCTTGCGAGCATATTCTATCGCTGTATCAAATTGCCGCTGAACATCACTAAGTAGATCACTGTCATCTAAAAATAAATTTCGTTCTAACGCTTTTACACCAAATTCCTTTGCCACTTTAGCCGCCACGCTTGGCCCGGTTTTACTATCTAAAAAGAATAACTGTTGTTGCGCCATCACTTTCATCAAATGGCTCATCGTGGTTCTATCTGCCGTCGCGCCACTGCCCATATGGTTATTTAGCCCGATTGCATAAGGCACTTGATTACGTGCCGCTTGAATCAATTGAGAGACTTTCGCTTCACTGGTACCAATCATCAATGCGCCCGACTCTATCGGTTGCTGCTTATTTTGAGGCTGCATCGGTAAATGAATCAATACATCTCGTTTTTGCTCATAAGCTTTCTTTGCTCTTGCCGTTGCATAGGGCGCAACGGGAATAATAGCGACACTCACTTCTTTCGGAAGTGCATAAATCGCATTATCTTCTTTCATTCGATAGCCGATATCATCAATTACAATTGCGAGTTTCCCCGCTTGGGCGGGTAATGTAATGAACAATAAGCCTTGCAAAAAAATCGCTAAAGTAGACCGCTTGTTTCCAAATAAATTCCACATTATTTCACCCAACCCATTGGATTTTTCGGATTTCCTTTTCGACGAATTTCAAAATACAGTGCGGAACGATTTTGCCCCCCCGAATTACCCACACTGGCAATTTGCTGTCCGGCTGAAACACGGCTGCCTTTACGCACCGAAACAGACTGGTTATAGCCGTATAACGACATATCGCCGTTACCATGGTCAACTACCACAACTTGACCATAACCTTGTAGCCAGTCGGCTAAAATTACACGTCCACCGGCAATGGCTCGCACCGGCGAACCTGCACTTGCCGCAATAACTACACCGTGCCAAGTCACTTCGCCCATTTGACGAGAACCAAAGCTATTCACTACTTTACCCGCCACCGGCATATTAAATTGTTTATTCGGCGCACCTAAACCGCTACCGGCTCTCACTTGTTGTTTTTCTTGCTCTGTCGCTTTACGCTTCTCTTCACTATTTTTTTTCTGTTCCAGCTTGGCAATCTCTTGTTTTTCTTGTTGCGCCGACTCTGCCGCCGCTTTCACCAATTGATTACGTAATGCAGATTCATTATTCTTTAATGATTCCAAACGACTTTCATCTTGCTCTAATGTTTTATCAATTGAACGTAGTGTCGTTTCACGTTCGTTTTGAACCTTTTTTAAATCCTTTTCTTGCTTCTTCTGTTCGGTTAACTGCGTTTGCTGACCTTTTTGCTGGCCTTTCAATTCATCACGGCGTGCTTTAAGTTCTTCTTGAGTACGACGTAATTCATTAATCGTATCGATACGCACTTGATTAATATGTTCGTAATAAGCCCCCATTCTGTCGGCATTTTTTGCCTGTTCAGACATCAAACGCTCTAATACGGACGGATGGATTCCCGAACGGTACGCCGAATCAAGTTGTTCTTTGAGTTTCTCTTTTTGCTCTTTCTCTTGCTTTTCTAATCTTTGAATTTCTTGTTCGGTACGCTTAATCGCTTGACGAGTTTCCGTTAGCGACATTTCCGTTTCTTTTAACTTATCAAGCACTTTACCCATCTCAACTTCTTGGGTTTTTAAGGTAGATTGCAGTACATTACGCTTTTGGCGCTGTTCATTGATTTTACTTTGTTGCTGCTTAATTTTTTGCTGAATATTTGACAATTCCGTTGCCATCGCAGACGGAAAAGAAAAAGAGGCTATCCCTAAAAGGGCGAGTGTTAAATAAAGAGGTCGAAGCGCTTTCACAAAAATATACCTATATCAAGAAACAAGATTAGATTACAAAATGACTTATTCTAATAAAATATTTGAGTAAAATCAGCTTTTCTCTTGCTTTTATAAAAAGAAACTGACTAACTATTTCAAAGTAGAGAGATTTTTGCTATAAATACGGCGTTTTCAAATCAACTTAAAAACATAGGAGTCTTTATGGAATTAGTATTTATTCGCCACGGTTTCAGTGAGTGGAATGCTAAAAACTTATTTACAGGTTGGCGTGATGTTAACTTAACAGAGCGTGGTATTGAAGAAGCGAAAGCAGCAGGTCAAAAATTAAAAGCAGCTGGTTATGAATTCGATATCGCTTTCACTTCTGTTTTAACTCGTGCAATCAAAACTTGTAACATCGTATTAGAAGAGTCTAATCAATTATGGATTCCACAAGTTAAAAACTGGCGTTTAAACGAACGTCATTACGGTGCGTTACAAGGTTTAGACAAAAAAGCAACGGCTGAACAATACGGTGACGAACAAGTTCACATTTGGCGTCGTTCTTACGACATTTCTCCACCGGATTTAGATGCTGCAGATCCAAATTCTGCACATAACGATCGTCGTTATGCTCACTTACCAAAAGATGTGATTCCAAATGCTGAAAACCTCAAAATCACTTTAGAACGTGTTTTACCATTCTGGGAAGATCAAATTGCGCCGGCATTATTATCTGGTAAACGTGTACTTGTAACTGCACACGGTAACTCTCTTCGTGCATTAGCAAAACACATCATCGGTATTTCTGATGAAGAAATCATGGATTTCGAAATCCCTACCGGTCAACCGTTAGTATTAAAATTAGATGACAAATTAAACTTCGTAGAAAAATTCTACTTATAATATTTAGTTTGTTGCTTAAACAAAAAACGCTCGAAGCTAAAACTTCGAGCGTTTCTTTTTGCAAAAAATTCCGTAAATTTAACCGCTTACCAAGCAAAAATCTGCTTAGCCAGCTGGAAGGCATATATTGCCAAACTGATTGCAATTGCATACATAATCACCCCAGTAAGAAAGTCCAAGATTTGCCATGTTCTACGCTTTTCAAAATAAGGTGATAGAAAACCCGCACCATATCCCACGCCGAAAAACCATAACAAAGAACAGCTTAACGCTCCGGCAAGAAACTCCATTTTACCTGTAAAGTCCAAATTTCCACCGATTCCACCTAAAATCACTACCGTATCAATATAAACGTGCGGATTTAAAAAAGTAATCGCAAAAGTAATCATTAAAGCTTTTTTCAAACTTGTCGCATTTTCATTACTTGCTTTTAATGCCTCGCTGCTTTTAAACATACTAATAAACGAACGACTACCATAGGTAAATAGAAAAAATGCCCCAAGTAATGCAATGACTAAGCTTAAAGTAGGCAAATTCGCCACGATAGAACCTAGCCCTAACACACCTAATGTCATTAAAAATACATCACCTAAAAAACAAAGTGATGCAACCCAAAAAACATGTTGCTTTAGGATTCCTTGTTTGAGTAAAAAAGCATTTTGTGCACCAATTGATACAATCAATCCAAAACAAACAATAAATCCTTGAATAAAAATTTCCATTTTTCCCTCAAATTAAGCCAATATGTAACCAATTATACGCAAACATTTATAAAAATGCGGTATAATCTCCCGAATTTTTTGTCCCCTTTCTTAACGACTAAGTATTTAGGAACCGATTATGTCTGAAACAATTGAAAACCAAGCTTGCATTGTCATTGCAATTGCCGGCGCTTCCGCTTCCGGAAAAAGCCTTATTGCATCAACTATCTATAAAGAATTAAAAGAAGAATTAGGTTCGGATGACATCGGTATTATTTCTGAAGATGCGTATTATAAAGATCAAACGCATTTAACCATGGATGAGCGTATTAAAACCAACTATGACCATCCTAACTCAATGGATCATCATTTACTGGTAGAACATTTACGCCAACTGAAACAAGGTCAAGCGATTGAAATTCCGGAATACGACTACGCAGAGCATAACCGTAAAACCACCACTAAACATTTTGCACCGAAGAAGATCATTATCTTAGAAGGTATTTTATTACTAACGGACGAAGAAATTCGTAACGAAATCAATGTCTCTATTTTCGTGGATGCGCCGTTAGATATTTGTTTCATTCGCCGTTTACAGCGTGACTTGGTGGAACGCGGTCGTTCAATGGAATCGGTAATTACCCAATACCGTAAAACCGTGCGTCCAATGTTCTTACAATTTATTGAACCGTCAAAACAATATGCCGATATTATTGTACCGAAAGGTGGTAAAAACCGTATTGCGATCAATATCTTAAAAGCGCAAATTAAACAATTATTGGCGGTAAAAAAATAGGATAAACAATTATGCGTTTATGTGACACAGATATAGAACGTTATTTAGATGAAGGCAAAATTGCGATTGAGCCTCGTCCGTCAAACGAAAAAATCTCAGGGGCGACCGTTGATGTTCGCTTAGGTAATTCGTTCCGTGTATTTCGTGAACACGCCACGCCTTATATTGATTTAAGCGGCCCTCGTGAACAAGTCACTGCCCAGCTTAATAAAGTGATGAGTGATGAAATTATTATCGCTGACAGTGATGCGTTTTTCCTTCACCCGGGCGAATTAGCGCTTGCAACGACATTAGAGTCGGTGACATTGCCGGATAATATTGTCGGTTGGTTAGACGGGCGCTCTTCTTTAGCTCGCTTAGGCTTGATGGTACATGTTACCGCACATCGAATCGATCCGGGTTGGCACGGTAAAATCGTATTAGAATTTTTCAATGCCGGTAAATTACCGCTTGCTTTACGTCCTAATATGGCAATCGGCGCATTAAGTTTTGAAGTGTTAAGTGGTCATGCGGCAAAACCTTATAATGCCCGTAAAGACGCAAAATATAAAAATCAGCAAAGTGCGGTTTCCAGCCGTATCAATCAAGACGATTAATGCGATAAGCGGTCAAATTTTCCAACTTTTTTGCAAAAGGTTAATGAAATTTGACCGCTGTTATCTTATAAGTACAAAAAAAGAGATCCGAAGATCTCTTTTTTATTGTCGCTAGATTAGCTATTTAATGCTCTTAAAATGTCATCCACACGCTCTTTCGCGTCACCGAATAACATTTGGGTATTTTCTTTAAAGAATAGTGGGTTTTGAACGCCTGCGTAACCAACCGCCATTGAACGTTTGAATACGATAACGTTTTGTGCTTTCCACACTTCTAATACCGGCATACCTGCGATTGGGCTTGACGGATCATCTAATGCCGCTGGGTTTACCGTGTCATTTGCACCGATAACCAATACTACATCGGTTTCTTCGAAATCATCATTGATTTCATCCATTTCAAGCACAACATCGTAAGGCACTTTCGCTTCTGCAAGTAATACGTTCATATGACCCGGTAAACGCCCCGCAACAGGGTGAATACCAAAACGCACATTGACACCTTTCTCACGTAATTTCGCAGTGATTTCCGCTACCGGATATTGTGCTTGCGCAACCGCCATACCGTATCCCGGAGTGATAATCACAGAACTTGCATTTTTCAGCATTTCCGCGACTTCTTCTGCCGTAGTTTCACGGTGTTCACCTTGTTCTTCATCACCTGAGCTTGCTTTAACTTCTGTACCGAAGCCACCTGCAATCACGCTGATAAATGAACGGTTCATCGCTTTACACATAATGTAAGACAGAATCGCACCTGATGAACCTACTAACGCACCGGTTACAATTAACAAGTCATTGCTTAGCATAAAACCGGCTGCCGCTGCCGCCCAACCTGAATACGAGTTCAGCATTGAAACCACTACCGGCATATCCGCACCACCGATAGATGATACTAAGTGCCATCCGAAGACTAATGCGATTACCGTCATAATCAGCACTGGGAAAATATTCTCAGGGTGATTTAAGAATACGACCATTAATAATGCAGAAACGATTAATGCCGCTAAGTTCCATTTGTGTTTATGCGGGATATTTAATGCAGCCGAAGACACTTTACGACCGAATAATTTACCGCTTAATTTACCGAATGCTACTAATGACCCAGAGAAAGTCACCGCACCGATAAAGATACCAAGGAACACTTCAACGTTATGAATGTTAGCCAGCGTTGCTTGTTCTGCGTGGAATGCCGCTAACGCCACTTCATCTAAATTTGCCGGCGGAATCGCATCTACGTGTAAACCGTAGCTGTTAAAACCAACTAATACCGCTGCTAAACCTACAAAGCTGTGCAGAATCGCCACTAATTCCGGCATTTCCGTCATTTCAACTTTTAAGGCTTTTTTCACACCGATAAAGCCACCGATTGCCATAGCGATTAAGATCCAAAGCGTACCCTGTGATTGTGGGCCGAAGATAGTTGCGACTAACGCAATCGCCATACCGACAATACCGTACCAACAACCTGCTTTTGCCGTTTCGTGTTTAGAAAGTCCTGCTAAACTCATAATAAAGAGAATCGCAGCAATAATATATGCAGCTGTTACAAATCCAAAAGACATGAGTTTCTCCTTAACCTTTTCTAAACATTGCAAGCATACGTTGCGTGACTTTGAAACCACCGAAGATATTAATGCTTGCCACTAAAATCGCAATAAACGCAAGAATATCCACGAAGAAATTACCGGTCGGCTGCGCAATTTGTAATACCGCACCGACAATGATAATTCCCGAAACCGCATTGGTTACCGCCATTAACGGCGTATGTAATGCATGGCTAACGTTCCAAACCACATAATAACCCACCACACAGGCTAAGACGAATACAGTGAAGTGTGATAAAAATGCCGCCGGTGCTACAGAGGCTAACCATAAGAATAATGCACCGACACCAGCCATTACACCGTATTTAATACGTGGATCAGTCGGTTTTTCTTCTTTTTTCTCAACCGGTGCCGCAGCCGCTTGTTTTTGCGGTTGAGCCGAAACTTGAATCGGTGGTGCCGGCCAAGTTAATTCACCGTCACGTACTACCGTTACACCACGTAACACCACATCTTCAAAATTGATATCGATTTGACCGTCTTTATTTGGGGCAAGTAACTTGAGTAAGTTAACTAAGTTTGTACCGTAAAGTTGTGAAGATTGGGTTGGTAAACGTGCTGGGAAATCCGTATAACCAATCACTTTTACTTGATTCTCGGTGACAATAACTTCGCCCGCTTTAGTGTAATCGCAGTTACCGCCGGTTGCCGCCGCTAAATCGACAATCACTGAGCCCGGTTTCATTGAATCAACCATTTCTTTAGTGATTAAACGAGGTGCTGCTTTACCCGGAATCGCTGCTGTGGTGATAATAATATCGACTTCTTTTGCTTGTTCAGCATAAAGTTCCATCGCACGACGGTTAAACTCTTCTGACATCACTTTCGCATAGCCATCGCCTGAGCCGCCTTCTTCTTCAAAATCGATTTCTAAGAAGTCTGCGCCCATAGATTTCACTTGTTCTTTTACTTCCGGACGAGAGTCAAACGCACGAACAATCGCACCTAAGCTATTTGCCGCACCGATTGCCGCTAAACCGGCAACACCCGCACCGATAACCAGCACTTTTGCCGGTGGAACTTTACCAGCCGCAGTAATTTGACCGGTAAAGAAGCTACCGAATGCATTTGCCGCTTCAATAACTGCACGATACCCAGAAATATTTGCCATTGAACTCAATGCATCAAGCGCTTGCGCACGCGAAATACGAGGCACTGCGTCCATTGCTAATACATTGATTTTCTTAGCTTGCAATTTTTCCATTAATTGTGGATTTTGCGCAGGCCAAATGAAACTCACTAGCGTTGCGCCTTCTTTAATAAGGGCAATTTCAGCATCGGTTGGCGCATTCACTTTAAAAATAATATCTGAATTCCAAACCTCTTGTTGCGTGCCAACAGCCGCACCTGCGTTTACAAATGCGTTGTCCTCAAAACTCGCTTTAAAACCTGCATCGTGTTCAACGAGCACATCAAAGCCGAGCTTTTTGATCTGTTCAACGGTTTTTGGCGTTGCCGCCACACGTGTTTCACCGTCTAACAGCTCTCTTGGTACACCAATAAGCATAAAGACTCCTGTATGGTTGATGTTTATATATTGTGCTAAAAATAGCCTATTTCGAAAAAATAAGACTAGGCGTAATGTACCATTAAATAAGTAGAATTTGTAAAAAAATTACGCCTCATAAATCAATTAATTGCAAATTCTCAGTTTGCGACAAATCTGCTAAAATCTAGCATAACAAAAATGTAATAAATAGAACCAGAATGAATAGCTTAGACCAAATTCAAATTATCCTGATCGAAACTTCCCTCCCCGCCAATATTGGCTCTGCCGCTCGTGCGATGAAAACCATGGGGCTAACAAATTTACGTTTAGTTGCTCCGCTTAACCCGATTGACGAACAAGCTCAAGCTCTCGCTGCCGGTGCAAAAGATGTGTTGGATAACGCCCAAATTTTCCACTCGTTTGAACAAGCGGTTGCAGATTGCCAATTAGTAATCGGCACCAGTGCTCGATTACGTCATCTACAAAATACTCTTATTGAGCCGAGAGATTGCGGTAAATTAGCGGTTGAACGTGCCGAAAGAGGTAAAGTGGCGATTGTATTTGGTCGGGAACGAGTCGGATTAACTAACGAAGAATTACTAAAATGCCATTATCATTTAAATTTTCCGACCAATCCTGACTATGGTTCGTTAAATTTAGCGATGGCAGTACAGCTGGCAAGTTACGAAATACGAATGGCGTGGTTGGAATTGCAAAAAAATCCGCAAATTCGACCGCTTGTTGAGAAAAAAGATTATCCGAATACTGAAGCTTTGGAATATTTCTTTAATCACACCGAGCGACTGTATAAACAATTAGGCTTTATCCGCAATGATGCGGTAATGCTCAAGCTCCGCCGCTTATACCAACGTGCCGAACTTGAAACCAATGAGTTGAATTTATTAAGAGGAATGTTGACTTCCGTTGAGAAGCAGATAGAAAAATAAAAAAATCCCCAAAATATCGTTATCGATTTTCTGGGGCTTTTTCTTACTGTCTTGCCATTCTCAAATTTTGCGGAACAGACTCAAAATTTGAACGGAACGGATTAATATCCAAACCGCCTCGGCGGGTATAACGTGCATACACCGTTAATTTTTCCGGCTGTGCAAATTGCATAAGATCGGTAAAAATACGCTCTACGCATTGTTCGTGGAACTCATTATGTTCACGGAATGACACTAAATAGCGTAATAATTTTTCTCGATTCAATTTTTTACCGACATAGTGAATTTGCACACTGCCCCAGTCCGGTTGCGAGGTAATCAAGCAGTTTGATTTCAACAAATGACTGACCAAGGTTTCTTCAACCACTTCCCCTTCTGCCACGCCTGCTAAATACTCGTTAGAAAATTCGTAACTGTCAATTTGAATATCTTGTTCATCAATACACTCACCGGCAAAATCAACAATCGGTTGCTGGGTGTAAGCAGATAATTTGTAAACTTTTACCGAAACTTGACCGCTTGCACATTGGCTGAGATCTTTAGCCAATGTTTGTTCCACTTGTTCCAATGAGGCAAATTTGGTTTGGTTAAAGCTGTTTAAATAGAGCTTAAAGCTTTTTGATTCAATTAAATTCTCGCTGCGAAAATCAATTGCCACATCGGCAATCGCTACCTGTGGTAAACCGTTTTCGTTTAACCAAGACAATTCATAACAGGTCCAAACATCTGCACCTCGATCAAACGGTTGTTGTTCGGTAATCCCCAAACCGTCACGGTTTAATTTACGGGGAACAGGTTGCAAAAGCGTAGGATCATATTCGCTTTTATACTCGGTTTTTTGCCCTAATTTCAGGGCAGATAATGATTTATCGTTGTAGTTCATCTTTTTAAACTTTTGATTCTATAAAATAATTAATACATTGAAGTGATTACTTAAT encodes the following:
- a CDS encoding LysE/ArgO family amino acid transporter, with amino-acid sequence MEIFIQGFIVCFGLIVSIGAQNAFLLKQGILKQHVFWVASLCFLGDVFLMTLGVLGLGSIVANLPTLSLVIALLGAFFLFTYGSRSFISMFKSSEALKASNENATSLKKALMITFAITFLNPHVYIDTVVILGGIGGNLDFTGKMEFLAGALSCSLLWFFGVGYGAGFLSPYFEKRRTWQILDFLTGVIMYAIAISLAIYAFQLAKQIFAW
- a CDS encoding 2,3-diphosphoglycerate-dependent phosphoglycerate mutase, producing the protein MELVFIRHGFSEWNAKNLFTGWRDVNLTERGIEEAKAAGQKLKAAGYEFDIAFTSVLTRAIKTCNIVLEESNQLWIPQVKNWRLNERHYGALQGLDKKATAEQYGDEQVHIWRRSYDISPPDLDAADPNSAHNDRRYAHLPKDVIPNAENLKITLERVLPFWEDQIAPALLSGKRVLVTAHGNSLRALAKHIIGISDEEIMDFEIPTGQPLVLKLDDKLNFVEKFYL
- the tamA gene encoding autotransporter assembly complex protein TamA, whose product is MNFKLGLLTASCLLAFTQLALAEAVEPQSSEADLPEEQSVEHTKVSAKQEQAETSAKAEALVDLEVKGIKKKDKDAWANVKIYLGQIAKEYADGSERHQYLVQTAVDKALRAKGYYNTQYQFIQTPRAGKKPLLTLNVELDRQKVKIDETDVHIMGEAGKDEEFTKLIDSVPKKGTNLDHEQYDGFKSNLESLAFKKGYFDGHWLYHRLEIYPKEHSADWRLGYDSGVRYRYGEITFTDNQIKEEYLQNILKVKSGEPYYANDLSQMTSDYSSSDWFSSVLVEPHLNEKEKVVDLNVLFQPKKKNDVEVGIGFATDVGPRFQLNWKKPWINSRGHSIESRTYISAPEQRFEFGYNIPLREDPLHYYYQFSGALENEDQNDTKSTAATVGFQRFWTHETGWSFSAGVKARYDSFTQANESHRTLLVYPTASLNRTRSDGNRFPLWGDSQKLTVNWGAKALASDVNFYSWKASSAWVRTYFDHHRFFLRGEVGHIHSNDFYRIPPALRYFAGGDMSVRGFGYKDISPRDPQNGKLLGASHLATATVEYQYQVYPDWWVALFYDTGLASNKFKAKDLHSGAGLGVRWASPIGAIKFDLATPVRSPNNEKGVQFYIGLGSEL
- a CDS encoding divergent polysaccharide deacetylase family protein, with amino-acid sequence MWNLFGNKRSTLAIFLQGLLFITLPAQAGKLAIVIDDIGYRMKEDNAIYALPKEVSVAIIPVAPYATARAKKAYEQKRDVLIHLPMQPQNKQQPIESGALMIGTSEAKVSQLIQAARNQVPYAIGLNNHMGSGATADRTTMSHLMKVMAQQQLFFLDSKTGPSVAAKVAKEFGVKALERNLFLDDSDLLSDVQRQFDTAIEYARKHGSAILIGHPRKNSVAVLEQGIANLPQDIQLVSMGSLWRNEAVVPASTLIMVFDNPPAPTSIAPFNAVPLLRGIPKD
- the envC gene encoding murein hydrolase activator EnvC, giving the protein MKALRPLYLTLALLGIASFSFPSAMATELSNIQQKIKQQQSKINEQRQKRNVLQSTLKTQEVEMGKVLDKLKETEMSLTETRQAIKRTEQEIQRLEKQEKEQKEKLKEQLDSAYRSGIHPSVLERLMSEQAKNADRMGAYYEHINQVRIDTINELRRTQEELKARRDELKGQQKGQQTQLTEQKKQEKDLKKVQNERETTLRSIDKTLEQDESRLESLKNNESALRNQLVKAAAESAQQEKQEIAKLEQKKNSEEKRKATEQEKQQVRAGSGLGAPNKQFNMPVAGKVVNSFGSRQMGEVTWHGVVIAASAGSPVRAIAGGRVILADWLQGYGQVVVVDHGNGDMSLYGYNQSVSVRKGSRVSAGQQIASVGNSGGQNRSALYFEIRRKGNPKNPMGWVK